One Spodoptera frugiperda isolate SF20-4 chromosome 30, AGI-APGP_CSIRO_Sfru_2.0, whole genome shotgun sequence genomic window carries:
- the LOC118269872 gene encoding uncharacterized protein LOC118269872 isoform X26, translating into MRIKTHSDFRPNGPPPRLGLKAASPGVAGADEDCNSNTSLTGSQHSHDDIDAHCDNSGYLWFLDYNPIFRDGSCHHTSVLSSVSASYKGISDLTSRFEFTSRYNDIARDLDANLAEADMESFRTEDIHALLMTANLPHDAIIDDRTHDGEESVGSINTMSICKSELLFSPVKEGVHGVHFSVDSLDCELPSEQDLILTCQANKDNYTIAFEGSLTTYSEDSECVEPAVNQKHDKLGEEETLILDNDERTRRNLELLERCKKLTNKLTTSMARSDLGLTTWSKLKKQTSQSPLRRHPSGNNNEGSNEATDVTDDNMSNSVIKSQSLPNLYRRKLMNSSINSAALSNSTVDSFTVNQRLMGTPMCMKVYDVSQHRSQGSQHSEPMSTSSTDNQTSSDKSQPKQTFSLVKLFMKQKSMSNDGIVSMDQMDRSECWPSSSGGESGESMGEQKLVDSKTAISERPQIDLPSTAVEEVSSVVYEEIQTVNPYNNRVYDEVLIEEEETGDGSKLSDSESNLYATVNKPHIKRTNLNIMNSPSRMRTNRKSCSSQSSATSVSISSCSESDGTQITKMNRLLQREPCDHKSTSTHLETDTIDKSIQTSSMQLSNMSQKEIFKVVEPSFLEKLKEGDCEKPVFVLYPSYTLPDISFLNGRPNIYLNPLKVNISPRSSESKKNRLQVKGKRPFSCNDLEMLKKKGLGHIKDWDSLNFLLPTECKQLLSEVPELMQHMKEKEGTQKCGDKYCSASPASRSKNRPTSCDCNNLVGNTTTVSSSSSTATQPSSGYRGSSTMLTDSSAQNSPAPAGNFNPLFVYRYDSATSSEASGVNNEGQRINPNIPKRSLSLADQTRIPKQGELAPPRPPLPKSILRKSMDKTRKSSTHTKRYSMFEMDDLIQDPVVCMTAATEHKTKRRSLQEPYYLQNQTMDYRKNNDIAAKRLSQQFLDAAEKDADYNEYYPDEGVGTESSLESGKSNELKFHRPHTPPLPKPRTKQMEYTEFPPPGALISSADLQQLEEFLKHSGFNCLNMDEWDQNQVQKGKNLAEIPICEEAEVSPDEFGSPIHHDARGKYDVIDVSQKRALVSNVTDAVEMLIQHFSSATDQAELAFLGDSKESPACAKIALNALCPALYAIFRDGLKENIETSFGAVNNSVWQMVEATARQGPITKSLNELVLRINSEDAVTEGLVKFNAFILGLLNAQSVDAWVSYIRTRESILAKHYSPDSLILAGCVGEPRCRALLDTLLASLEPLKLLPFSLDLMFEMRELHRSFKKIESDMRAASRLECSGEEHWRPGSASSGASGNTGNGSGNSGGKFRRLQLKWEMLSNAESPVTPSGETSPAAARGSKIPRPVSSPVRPVAPTLQSPAKTTHRGIPVPVRKGTSPTTTTPRASTARAGTTNKKPPQAANRTSRVDGAGHGGAAPRPSSLPYGRTPPPAAPRRAASSSAARAHHAPTQQKNKYVRTLWHRLPSDSGHLAFNEGERLRLILEVDDQYLLCCRGEQKGLVPRDAVLLEDF; encoded by the exons GGTGAAGAATCCGTCGGTTCGATCAACACAATGTCGATATGCAAGTCAGAACTTCTGTTCTCCCCCGTAAAAGAGGGTGTGCATGGTGTCCACTTCAGCGTCGACAGTTTGGACTGCGAACTGCCCTCTGAGCAGGATCTTATACTCACCTGCCAAGCCAACAAGGACAACTACACCATCGCCTTTGAGGGCAGTCTCACCACATACTCTGAGGACAGTGAGTGCGTTGAACCGGCCGTCAATCAAAAACATG ACAAATTGGGCGAGGAAGAAACCTTAATTTTAGATAACGATGAAAGAACGCGCAGGAATTTAGAATTATTAGAGAGATGTAAGAAATTAACTAATAAGCTAACGACGTCTATGGCTAGAAGCGATTTAGGATTAACTACATGGAGTAAGCTTAAGAAACAAACAAGTCAGTCACCCTTAAGgag GCATCCCTCTGGAAATAACAATGAAGGTTCAAATGAAGCGACTGATGTAACAGACGACAACATGAGCAATTCAGTCATCAAAAGCCAAAGTTTGCCAAATCTGTATAGGCGAAAACTTATGAATAGTTCCATAAATTCAGCTGCTCTGAGTAATTCAACG GTCGATTCTTTCACCGTTAATCAAAGACTAATGGGTACTCCAATGTGCATGAAAGTGTACGATGTCTCACAACACCGGTCACAAGGAAGCCAACATTCAGAACCTATGAGCACATCTTCAACTGATAACCAAACTTCTTCAGATAAAAGTCaaccaaaacaaacatttagtttagtaaagttatttatgaaacaaaagaGCATGAGCAACGATGGAATCGTAAGCATGGATCAGATGGATAGATCAGAGTGCTGGCCGTCGAGCTCAGGAGGAGAAAGTGGAGAATCAATGGGCGAGCAAAAATTAGTCGACTCCAAAACTGCAATTTCTGAGCGCCCTCAAATTGATTTACCGAGTACTGCTGTAGAAGAAGTTTCATCAGTGGTCTATGAAGAGATACAGACAGTAAATCCTTACAATAACAGAGTATACGATGAAGTTTTAATTGAAGAAGAAGAAACGGGTGATGGATCCAAATTGAGTGACAGTGAGAGTAATCTTTATGCTACAGTTAACAAACCACATATTAAGagaactaatttaaatattatgaatagtCCGTCTAGAATGAGAACTAATAGAAAATCAtgttcttcccaatcttcaGCCACTAGTGTAAGCATTTCAAGCTGCTCTGAGTCTGACGGTACGCAAATAACTAAAATGAATAGGCTGTTACAACGTGAGCCTTGCGATCACAAATCGACGTCAACTCACCTTGAAACCGATACCATAGATAAGAGTATACAAACATCCAGCATGCAATTATCTAACATGtctcaaaaagaaatattcaaggtcGTTGAACCTtcatttttagaaaaattaaaagaagGTGATTGCGAAAAGCCTGTTTTCGTTTTATATCCCAGCTATACTTTGCCAGACATTAGCTTCCTGAACGGAAgaccaaacatttatttaaatccttTAAAAGTAAACATATCTCCCAGATCGAGTGAAAGCAAGAAAAACAGACTGCAAGTCAAAGGTAAACGACCGTTCTCATGCAATGATCTTGAAATGTTAAAGAAAAAGGGACTCGGTCATATAAAAGACTGGGATTCACTAAACTTTTTACTTCCAACGGAATGTAAACAATTGCTCTCTGAAGTTCCTGAACTTATGCAGCACATGAAAGAAAAAGAAGGTACGCAAAAATGCGGAGACAAATATTGCAGTGCTTCACCAGCATCGAGATCTAAAAACCGACCAACAAGTTGTGATTGTAACAACTTAGTGGGCAACACTACAACAGTATCTTCGAGCTCGAGTACAGCTACTCAGCCATCTTCGGGATATCGTGGTTCATCCACAATGCTCACCGACTCTTCGGCTCAAAACAGTCCTGCTCCAGCTGGGAATTTCAATCCATTGTTTGTGTATCGTTACGATAGCGCAACAAGCTCAGAAGCAAGTGGTGTTAACAACGAGGGTCAGAGAATAAATCCCAATATTCCAAAAAGATCACTCTCATTGGCAGATCAAACTCGTATTCCCAAACAAGGTGAATTAGCGCCACCAAGGCCACCATTGCCAAAAAGCATATTACGTAAGTCAATGGATAAGACACGGAAGTCTAGCACACATACTAAACGATACAGTATGTTCGAAATGGATGATCTTATACAAGATCCAGTTGTATGCATGACAGCAGCAACGGAACACAAAACTAAGAGAAGATCGTTGCAAGAACCTTACTATCTCCAGAATCAAACTATGGATTATAGGAAGAACAACGATATTGCTGCGAAAAGATTATCACAACAATTCCTCGATGCTGCAGAGAAAGACGCAGATTACAACGAATATTATCCAGATGAAGGTGTTGGAACGGAAAGTAGCCTTGAATCTGGAAAATCGAATGAATTAAAGTTTCATAGGCCACACACTCCACCATTGCCTAAGCCAAGAACAAAGCAGATGGAATATACTGAATTTCCACCTCCTGGTGCACTCATCAGTAGTGCAGATTTACAACAACTTGAGGAGTTCTTGAAACACAGTGGATTTAACTGTCTAAACATGGATGAGTGGGATCAGAATCAAGTTCAAAAG GGAAAGAATTTAGCGGAAATTCCTATTTGTGAAGAAGCTGAAGTAAGCCCTGATGAATTTGGAAGTCCCATCCATCATGACGCGAGAGGAAAATACGATGTGATTGACGTATCACAAAAAAGAG cTTTAGTTTCAAATGTGACCGATGCTGTGGAAATGCTTATCCAACATTTCTCGTCTGCTACGGATCAAGCCGAGTTAGCTTTCTTAGGAGACTCCAAAGAATCTCCAGCCTGTGCAAAAATCGCCCTAAATGCATTGTGTCCAGCTTTATATGCAATATTTAGGGACGGCCTCAAAGAGAACATCGAAACTTCTTTTGGAGCCGTAAATAATTCCGTTTGGCAAATGGTAGAAGCAACCGCAAGACaag gaCCAATCACAAAATCTCTAAATGAATTGGTACTGCGAATTAACAGCGAAGACGCAGTCACCGAGGGATTGGTCAAATTCAATGCCTTCATCCTTGGTTTGCTCAA TGCGCAATCAGTAGACGCTTGGGTGTCATACATCCGAACACGAGAGTCTATACTTGCCAAACACTACAGTCCTGATTCTCTGATCCTTGCTGGATGTGTGGGAGAACCGCGATGCCGTGCTCTTCTGGACACATTACTCGCCAGCCTTGAACCATTAAAACTCTTACCATTCTCCCTGGACCTCATGTTCGAAATGCGTGAGCTGCACAGAAGTTTCAAGAAGATCGAAAGCGACATGCGTGCCGCCAGTCGG CTGGAGTGCAGCGGTGAGGAGCATTGGCGACCAGGATCCGCCAGTAGCGGTGCCAGTGGCAACACCGGCAATGGCAGCGGCAACTCGGGTGGCAAGTTCCGTCGTCTGCAACTCAAGTGGGAAATGCTCAGTAATGCTGAAAGTCCCGTTACGCCCTCAG GAGAGACGTCACCAGCAGCGGCTCGTGGTTCCAAGATCCCCAGGCCTGTGTCGTCGCCCGTACGGCCGGTAGCACCGACGTTGCAGTCACCAGCCAAGACGACCCATCG GGGAATTCCAGTGCCTGTGCGCAAAGGGACATCTCCAACGACCACCACACCCAGAGCATCAACTGCACGGGCTGGAACTACCAACAAGAAACCACCACAAGCCGCTAACAG GACGTCCCGAGTGGACGGCGCGGGTCACGGCGGCGCGGCTCCGAGGCCGTCGTCACTGCCGTACGGCCGCACGCCGCCCCCCGCTGCTCCACGGCGAGCCGCTTCCTCATCAGCAGCGCGAGCTCACCACGCACCTACACAGCAGAAAAACAA ATACGTGAGAACCCTATGGCATCGGCTACCATCAGACTCCGGGCATCTTGCGTTCAACGAAGGAGAACGTCTCCGACTGATATTGGAGGTAGACGATCAGTACCTGCTGTGTTGTCGAGGTGAACAGAAAGGGCTAGTGCCGCGCGATGCCGTGCTCTTAGAGGATTTCTGA
- the LOC118269872 gene encoding uncharacterized protein LOC118269872 isoform X25, producing the protein MTERGDVNRMLGPPPRLGLKAASPGVAGADEDCNSNTSLTGSQHSHDDIDAHCDNSGYLWFLDYNPIFRDGSCHHTSVLSSVSASYKGISDLTSRFEFTSRYNDIARDLDANLAEADMESFRTEDIHALLMTANLPHDAIIDDRTHDGEESVGSINTMSICKSELLFSPVKEGVHGVHFSVDSLDCELPSEQDLILTCQANKDNYTIAFEGSLTTYSEDSECVEPAVNQKHDKLGEEETLILDNDERTRRNLELLERCKKLTNKLTTSMARSDLGLTTWSKLKKQTSQSPLRRHPSGNNNEGSNEATDVTDDNMSNSVIKSQSLPNLYRRKLMNSSINSAALSNSTVDSFTVNQRLMGTPMCMKVYDVSQHRSQGSQHSEPMSTSSTDNQTSSDKSQPKQTFSLVKLFMKQKSMSNDGIVSMDQMDRSECWPSSSGGESGESMGEQKLVDSKTAISERPQIDLPSTAVEEVSSVVYEEIQTVNPYNNRVYDEVLIEEEETGDGSKLSDSESNLYATVNKPHIKRTNLNIMNSPSRMRTNRKSCSSQSSATSVSISSCSESDGTQITKMNRLLQREPCDHKSTSTHLETDTIDKSIQTSSMQLSNMSQKEIFKVVEPSFLEKLKEGDCEKPVFVLYPSYTLPDISFLNGRPNIYLNPLKVNISPRSSESKKNRLQVKGKRPFSCNDLEMLKKKGLGHIKDWDSLNFLLPTECKQLLSEVPELMQHMKEKEGTQKCGDKYCSASPASRSKNRPTSCDCNNLVGNTTTVSSSSSTATQPSSGYRGSSTMLTDSSAQNSPAPAGNFNPLFVYRYDSATSSEASGVNNEGQRINPNIPKRSLSLADQTRIPKQGELAPPRPPLPKSILRKSMDKTRKSSTHTKRYSMFEMDDLIQDPVVCMTAATEHKTKRRSLQEPYYLQNQTMDYRKNNDIAAKRLSQQFLDAAEKDADYNEYYPDEGVGTESSLESGKSNELKFHRPHTPPLPKPRTKQMEYTEFPPPGALISSADLQQLEEFLKHSGFNCLNMDEWDQNQVQKGKNLAEIPICEEAEVSPDEFGSPIHHDARGKYDVIDVSQKRALVSNVTDAVEMLIQHFSSATDQAELAFLGDSKESPACAKIALNALCPALYAIFRDGLKENIETSFGAVNNSVWQMVEATARQGPITKSLNELVLRINSEDAVTEGLVKFNAFILGLLNAQSVDAWVSYIRTRESILAKHYSPDSLILAGCVGEPRCRALLDTLLASLEPLKLLPFSLDLMFEMRELHRSFKKIESDMRAASRLECSGEEHWRPGSASSGASGNTGNGSGNSGGKFRRLQLKWEMLSNAESPVTPSGETSPAAARGSKIPRPVSSPVRPVAPTLQSPAKTTHRGIPVPVRKGTSPTTTTPRASTARAGTTNKKPPQAANRVIPETTAKRPEVKPRVQNVAVCNTTNVKRTPTSRVDGAGHGGAAPRPSSLPYGRTPPPAAPRRAASSSAARAHHAPTQQKNKYVRTLWHRLPSDSGHLAFNEGERLRLILEVDDQYLLCCRGEQKGLVPRDAVLLEDF; encoded by the exons GGTGAAGAATCCGTCGGTTCGATCAACACAATGTCGATATGCAAGTCAGAACTTCTGTTCTCCCCCGTAAAAGAGGGTGTGCATGGTGTCCACTTCAGCGTCGACAGTTTGGACTGCGAACTGCCCTCTGAGCAGGATCTTATACTCACCTGCCAAGCCAACAAGGACAACTACACCATCGCCTTTGAGGGCAGTCTCACCACATACTCTGAGGACAGTGAGTGCGTTGAACCGGCCGTCAATCAAAAACATG ACAAATTGGGCGAGGAAGAAACCTTAATTTTAGATAACGATGAAAGAACGCGCAGGAATTTAGAATTATTAGAGAGATGTAAGAAATTAACTAATAAGCTAACGACGTCTATGGCTAGAAGCGATTTAGGATTAACTACATGGAGTAAGCTTAAGAAACAAACAAGTCAGTCACCCTTAAGgag GCATCCCTCTGGAAATAACAATGAAGGTTCAAATGAAGCGACTGATGTAACAGACGACAACATGAGCAATTCAGTCATCAAAAGCCAAAGTTTGCCAAATCTGTATAGGCGAAAACTTATGAATAGTTCCATAAATTCAGCTGCTCTGAGTAATTCAACG GTCGATTCTTTCACCGTTAATCAAAGACTAATGGGTACTCCAATGTGCATGAAAGTGTACGATGTCTCACAACACCGGTCACAAGGAAGCCAACATTCAGAACCTATGAGCACATCTTCAACTGATAACCAAACTTCTTCAGATAAAAGTCaaccaaaacaaacatttagtttagtaaagttatttatgaaacaaaagaGCATGAGCAACGATGGAATCGTAAGCATGGATCAGATGGATAGATCAGAGTGCTGGCCGTCGAGCTCAGGAGGAGAAAGTGGAGAATCAATGGGCGAGCAAAAATTAGTCGACTCCAAAACTGCAATTTCTGAGCGCCCTCAAATTGATTTACCGAGTACTGCTGTAGAAGAAGTTTCATCAGTGGTCTATGAAGAGATACAGACAGTAAATCCTTACAATAACAGAGTATACGATGAAGTTTTAATTGAAGAAGAAGAAACGGGTGATGGATCCAAATTGAGTGACAGTGAGAGTAATCTTTATGCTACAGTTAACAAACCACATATTAAGagaactaatttaaatattatgaatagtCCGTCTAGAATGAGAACTAATAGAAAATCAtgttcttcccaatcttcaGCCACTAGTGTAAGCATTTCAAGCTGCTCTGAGTCTGACGGTACGCAAATAACTAAAATGAATAGGCTGTTACAACGTGAGCCTTGCGATCACAAATCGACGTCAACTCACCTTGAAACCGATACCATAGATAAGAGTATACAAACATCCAGCATGCAATTATCTAACATGtctcaaaaagaaatattcaaggtcGTTGAACCTtcatttttagaaaaattaaaagaagGTGATTGCGAAAAGCCTGTTTTCGTTTTATATCCCAGCTATACTTTGCCAGACATTAGCTTCCTGAACGGAAgaccaaacatttatttaaatccttTAAAAGTAAACATATCTCCCAGATCGAGTGAAAGCAAGAAAAACAGACTGCAAGTCAAAGGTAAACGACCGTTCTCATGCAATGATCTTGAAATGTTAAAGAAAAAGGGACTCGGTCATATAAAAGACTGGGATTCACTAAACTTTTTACTTCCAACGGAATGTAAACAATTGCTCTCTGAAGTTCCTGAACTTATGCAGCACATGAAAGAAAAAGAAGGTACGCAAAAATGCGGAGACAAATATTGCAGTGCTTCACCAGCATCGAGATCTAAAAACCGACCAACAAGTTGTGATTGTAACAACTTAGTGGGCAACACTACAACAGTATCTTCGAGCTCGAGTACAGCTACTCAGCCATCTTCGGGATATCGTGGTTCATCCACAATGCTCACCGACTCTTCGGCTCAAAACAGTCCTGCTCCAGCTGGGAATTTCAATCCATTGTTTGTGTATCGTTACGATAGCGCAACAAGCTCAGAAGCAAGTGGTGTTAACAACGAGGGTCAGAGAATAAATCCCAATATTCCAAAAAGATCACTCTCATTGGCAGATCAAACTCGTATTCCCAAACAAGGTGAATTAGCGCCACCAAGGCCACCATTGCCAAAAAGCATATTACGTAAGTCAATGGATAAGACACGGAAGTCTAGCACACATACTAAACGATACAGTATGTTCGAAATGGATGATCTTATACAAGATCCAGTTGTATGCATGACAGCAGCAACGGAACACAAAACTAAGAGAAGATCGTTGCAAGAACCTTACTATCTCCAGAATCAAACTATGGATTATAGGAAGAACAACGATATTGCTGCGAAAAGATTATCACAACAATTCCTCGATGCTGCAGAGAAAGACGCAGATTACAACGAATATTATCCAGATGAAGGTGTTGGAACGGAAAGTAGCCTTGAATCTGGAAAATCGAATGAATTAAAGTTTCATAGGCCACACACTCCACCATTGCCTAAGCCAAGAACAAAGCAGATGGAATATACTGAATTTCCACCTCCTGGTGCACTCATCAGTAGTGCAGATTTACAACAACTTGAGGAGTTCTTGAAACACAGTGGATTTAACTGTCTAAACATGGATGAGTGGGATCAGAATCAAGTTCAAAAG GGAAAGAATTTAGCGGAAATTCCTATTTGTGAAGAAGCTGAAGTAAGCCCTGATGAATTTGGAAGTCCCATCCATCATGACGCGAGAGGAAAATACGATGTGATTGACGTATCACAAAAAAGAG cTTTAGTTTCAAATGTGACCGATGCTGTGGAAATGCTTATCCAACATTTCTCGTCTGCTACGGATCAAGCCGAGTTAGCTTTCTTAGGAGACTCCAAAGAATCTCCAGCCTGTGCAAAAATCGCCCTAAATGCATTGTGTCCAGCTTTATATGCAATATTTAGGGACGGCCTCAAAGAGAACATCGAAACTTCTTTTGGAGCCGTAAATAATTCCGTTTGGCAAATGGTAGAAGCAACCGCAAGACaag gaCCAATCACAAAATCTCTAAATGAATTGGTACTGCGAATTAACAGCGAAGACGCAGTCACCGAGGGATTGGTCAAATTCAATGCCTTCATCCTTGGTTTGCTCAA TGCGCAATCAGTAGACGCTTGGGTGTCATACATCCGAACACGAGAGTCTATACTTGCCAAACACTACAGTCCTGATTCTCTGATCCTTGCTGGATGTGTGGGAGAACCGCGATGCCGTGCTCTTCTGGACACATTACTCGCCAGCCTTGAACCATTAAAACTCTTACCATTCTCCCTGGACCTCATGTTCGAAATGCGTGAGCTGCACAGAAGTTTCAAGAAGATCGAAAGCGACATGCGTGCCGCCAGTCGG CTGGAGTGCAGCGGTGAGGAGCATTGGCGACCAGGATCCGCCAGTAGCGGTGCCAGTGGCAACACCGGCAATGGCAGCGGCAACTCGGGTGGCAAGTTCCGTCGTCTGCAACTCAAGTGGGAAATGCTCAGTAATGCTGAAAGTCCCGTTACGCCCTCAG GAGAGACGTCACCAGCAGCGGCTCGTGGTTCCAAGATCCCCAGGCCTGTGTCGTCGCCCGTACGGCCGGTAGCACCGACGTTGCAGTCACCAGCCAAGACGACCCATCG GGGAATTCCAGTGCCTGTGCGCAAAGGGACATCTCCAACGACCACCACACCCAGAGCATCAACTGCACGGGCTGGAACTACCAACAAGAAACCACCACAAGCCGCTAACAG AGTAATACCCGAGACGACGGCGAAACGACCCGAGGTGAAGCCGAGAGTACAAAATGTAGCTGTTTGTAATACTACCAATGTTAAAAGAACACC GACGTCCCGAGTGGACGGCGCGGGTCACGGCGGCGCGGCTCCGAGGCCGTCGTCACTGCCGTACGGCCGCACGCCGCCCCCCGCTGCTCCACGGCGAGCCGCTTCCTCATCAGCAGCGCGAGCTCACCACGCACCTACACAGCAGAAAAACAA ATACGTGAGAACCCTATGGCATCGGCTACCATCAGACTCCGGGCATCTTGCGTTCAACGAAGGAGAACGTCTCCGACTGATATTGGAGGTAGACGATCAGTACCTGCTGTGTTGTCGAGGTGAACAGAAAGGGCTAGTGCCGCGCGATGCCGTGCTCTTAGAGGATTTCTGA